The window GAAAAAACCGTCAAAAACCAGACTGTCCCGAAAAATATTCAGCACCCGCTGCTGCAAAATCTTATTAAAATAGATAAGAACATTACGGCAAAGAATCAGATGCATCTCACCGAAGATATTATCTGTCACCAAATTATGATTGGCAAAGGTGATATTTTTTTTCACCTCGTCTTTCACCGCACATCCGGCTTTTGACAGGGTAAAATAATCCGTTAACGCGGATCTCCCGCCAGCCTGCTGATAATTTGCACAAAATGCCTCCATGCGCTCCGGGGAATAAACGCCTTTCTTTGACTGTTCCAAAGCAATATCGTTAAAATCTGTTCCATAGATAACCGCACGATCATACAAGCCCTCCTCCATGAGAAGGATAGCTATGGAATAGGCTTCTTTCCCGGTGGCGCAACCCGCAATCCAAACCTTGATATAGGGATAGGTCTTCAACATCGGCACCACCTGCTCCCTGATACGTTGATAGACAAAAGGATCGCGGAACATATCTGTGACGGTTACGGAGAACTCCTTGATAATCTTTTCCAGAAAAGAAGTATTTCTCAGGAGTTCCGGCAGTATTTCGGAAAAATAACGATAGTCGCCGCGCTGGCATAAACTGCGAACCCGACGTTCGATAGAGGCACGGGCATAATTTCGGAAATCATAACCGTATCGCTGCAAAACAGCGTCCAGCAAAAGATTGATCTCTATCTGTTCAATATCCGACTCATCCATAATAAGAAGAAACCACCGCCTGATCAGGAATACAACCAGAGCCGTAACAGGGCAAGAAGACGCTCTGTATCCATGGGCTTGGCAAGATAATCATTGGCTCCCACAGCAAGACAGCGGCGGCGATCATCCTGCATGGCTTTGGCGGTCAGGGCGATAATGGGCAGGTCATCATATTGCGGCTGCTCTCTGATCTTTGTTATCGTCTCATAGCCGTCCATAACCGGCATCATAATATCCATCAATACTAGGTCAAACTCCTCCTGCTCAAGCATTTCCAGTGCTCTGATACCGTCTTCCGCTTTAACCGTTATCATACCTCTGTCCCGCAAGACCTTGGCCAGAGCGAAAACATTGCGCATGTCATCATCAACCAGCAGGATACGTTTTTCCTGAAAAATAGCGTCATCCTCATGAAGATTCCTGATCATACGCTGTTTCTTTTCCGGGAGCCTGCTGATCATACGATGGAGAAAAAGAGACTCTTCGTCAAGCAGGCGTTCTTGAGACATCAATCCCTTAATAATAATGGAAACAGCATATTGACGGAGTTCTCCGGTCTCTTCCCGGGAAAGCTTTCTGTCGGTGTAGATAATAACCGGGGGCAGAGCCGCCTTATCCGCCTTGAGTTCGCCCTTGAGTTGTTGCAACAGAGCCAGACCGGACATATCCGGGAAATCAAGCCCCATGACCAGACAATCATAACGATGTTGCTTCAACCGCTCAAGCACCTCCTGTCCCGATCCTGCCTCTTCGCTTTCCACATCATTATGATCTATCAGAGCGATGGCGGACGTTCTCTGCTCCGCATCCGGGTCCGCAACAAGCAGTTTTCTAATACGCTGTCGGGAGGTCTCCCGGATATTGACAAAGGCGATCTCAAGCTGTTCCTGACTGACAGGTTTCTGTAATGCAACAACCCCTTTATTCCGGGCAGCTGCTTCATCAACCTCGGCAGCAGAAATTATATGCACCGGAATATGACGGGTTTCCAATTGATTTTTCAGCGTTTCCAACACCTCCCAGCCGGAAATGCCGGGCAGCTTTAAATCAAGGATAATCGCTGCGGGTACATATTCTTCTGCCAGCTCCAGGCCGTCTTCACCGCTCGGACTGACAAGGCATTTCAAGCCCTTTTCATGGCATTCCCGAACAAGCAATTCGGCAAAACAGGCATCATCCTCAACAACCAGAACCGTTCTGTCGTTTTCCTGAAGATTTTCCCGATCATCGGCAATATACGCCTGCGGTTTTTTGTCTTTGTCCTGTCCCCTCGCTATCTCTTCTGATATTGATTGGATGGGCAAGGCCGCCCTTGCCGAATATCGTCCTGAATACCTTTTCAAATACTTATCCTGCTCTCTTCTTTTCTCCTGTTCCGGCATCAACACCGGAAGGTACAGGATAAAGGTCGCCCCTTCCCCTTCCTTGCTCTCCATCCGAATCTCACCGCCCAGCAGTTCAGCCAGCTCTCTGGAGATAGACAGTCCGAGTCCGGTTCCCCCGTATTTTCGAGCCGTCCCGCCATCGGCCTGCTGAAATGCCTCAAAGATAATCTTCTGTTTATCCTGAGGAATCCCGACCCCGCTATCCTGAACAGATAGAGCTATAATATCTTGCCCTATGATATCTGGAAAAGTGGAAGGATCTATGCATAACGAGACGGAAACGGTTATCGCTCCGTGCTCAGTGAATTTCAAGGCATTGGAAAGAAGATTCTTCAAAATCTGGTCAAGCCGTGTTCTATCCGACCTGATGACCTCCGGCACATCCTCTGCCAAGGTAAAATGCAGGGCCAGGCCTTTTTCCTCTGCTAAATGAAGAAAAGTTCTTTTCAACTCCGCCAATACTTCAGCCATCGCAATATCATCGCGGATCAGGCTCATCCGACCGGCCTCTATTTTTGAAAGATCAAGAATATCGTTAATCAGAGACAGCAGATCCTGACCGCTTTTGCGGATAATTGTGATCGACTCGACATCGTCCTCTGTCAGATTCCCTTTTCTGTTTTGCTCCAAGGTTTGAGCGAGCAACAGCAGACTGTTCAGCGGGGTACGCAATTCGTGGGACATATTTGCCAAGAATTCCGATTTGTATTTACTGGCCCTAGCTACTTCTTCGGCCTTGCGTTCAATCTCTCTTCTGGAAGACTTGAGCTCCTTATTGGCCTGCTCTATTGTCTCTTTTTGCCGATTGAGCGATCGGTTTTTTTCTTCGAGCTGTTCATTGGTTGCCACCAACTCATCCTGATTGACCTGCAATTCCTCCTCTGAAGCCCGCAGACGTTGCGTCTGCTCTTCTAATTCTTCATTAGACGCCCGCAGCTCATCCTGCTGGGATTGCAGAATATTCGTCTGTTCCGTCGTCATTACCAAGGCATCCTGCAACTGATTTCTGGCCTGGGCACCGTTAATCGCAACAGCGAGTTTCTCGCCGACGTTCTCAAGAAAAGAAATTTGCAGCTCTGTAAAATCGGTAAAGGCACCAAGCTCCAGCACCGCCTTGACACTCTCATTATAAACAAAAGGAACCACGATGAGAGTATCCGGTTTTCTCTTGCCCAAACCGGAACGAACCCAAAAATAATCATCAGGCACCTTTCGCATAATGATGGTCTTTTTTTCCAGAGCGGCCTGTCCCGCTATGCCCTCGCCAAGGGCGAATTCATCGGGAAAATTCTTTTTGACCGTGCAGGCATAACCGGCCTGCAAATGCAGAACCTCTTTATCATAAATATACAGAGCACCTATCCCGGCCTCAAGATAGGTGGCCAAATAATTGATGATCCGCTTGGATAATTCACCCAGTGACTGATCGCCGCGAAGCTGATCGTCAAGTTCCAGCTGGCCGGTCTGAAGCCAATTATACCGCTTATTTTCTTCTGCCGCCTGTTGCAGGGATATAACGGTTTGGCGAAAACTCCTGTTCAGCTGCCCTATCTCATTCGACGGCGTTGAAATATCAAGAAGACTCAGATCACCGTCGGCAACCTGCTCGGACCATCGAGTTAGCTGACGCAGAGGAGAAACAAGACGTGCCGTGATAATCCAGGAAAGCAGTAGCACAATTCCGGCAGTGGAGACCAACAGAGTGATGACGATGTACTTCAAAGCCGCTGCCGAAGCAAAGGCTTCCTTTGCATTCACTTCCGCAACAAGAACCCAGTGAATCCCCCATTTGTTGAGAAACTCCAAAGAGCTGTACATGCCGAGCACCGGGATTCCCTGATAATTGGCATAGATCGTTTCTTTTGTCGAACACAGAGCGGACAAAGGACTCCTCGGGAGCAGCGTATTCATACGATGCCATTTCTCATGTTCTTCCATCCAATTATGGAGCAGGGCCGTTTCTATCCCAGTTTGCAGAATCACGGATTCATCTGAAAAACGAAGACGTGAACGAATAAGAAGGTCTGTGCCCACAAGATAGGTCTCGCCGGATTCTCCAAGGCCGAAATGGACCTGCATATATTCATCCAACTGTTTATACGGCAATTCAAAAACCAAGACTCCGATCTTCTCCCCGGTCTCCTCGTCGTTAAGGGATCTGGCCAGAAAAAAAGATATTTTTTCTTGGTCACTCGTCTGCAAACTGTAGTCTGAAAGCGCAGATTTCCCTGTCTCCAAAGCAGTCTGATAAACGGAAGTCAACCTCCGAAGTCCGTATTCCTCAGGTAATATATTATCTCCGACATGCTGCTCCGAGGCGGTATATAATATGTTCCCCATTATATCAATCAGGTAAATATCCAGATAGGCATGGGCATCCTGATAGGCACGCAAAGATTTTCCATCCTCCGTATTGATACTCTCCCAATCAGCAGTGTTAATAAACTCGGGTAAAAGCAGGCCGCTTTTCTTCAAGGCCGCACTTAACCTCTTTAGCATATTACTATTGGAGGAGAGTTCCGCCTGAATATTGATATCGATATTTATTTCGGTAAAATATTTTTCTATCAGATCACGTTTGTACTCCATTGCCGCCCGCAGAGCTTCGGTTGTCTCATGCCGGAGACTTTCCGTGGCATTCTGATAGCTGATATAGCTGACAATGGACAAGGGGCACAGGGCGAGCAACAGGAACGTCCAAAAGAGTGTTCCGGCAAGCCCACCGGTAATTTTCATGCTGTTTTCTTTCCTTATTTCCCTTATTTCCATGACGGACTTCCTGCGTTTTTTTACTTCCTCTCCGAATTCCAGGATTCTTTATGAAATTTTTCGATCCTGTTCTGATAATAGGCACGGTTGTCCGGGTCAAGCTCAACAGCTTTTTTCTCTGCGACCACGGCCTCATCCACCCTTCCGTTGGCCCATAAGGCCGTGGCCAAGGTATCGAGAATATAGCCCTGCTCGGAAAATCGGGCTGCGGAACGGGCTAGGTCCAGTGCTCTGACAGGATCACGCAGACTGCGGTCTTTCGCTGTCAGGAGCAGCCAGGCCATATTATTGGCAAGTTCCGAAGAAACAGGAAGATTCCCCAACGCCTTTTCATAGGCATGGAGGGCTGCTGTTTCCTTACCCTG is drawn from Candidatus Electrothrix rattekaaiensis and contains these coding sequences:
- a CDS encoding CheR family methyltransferase, which produces MDESDIEQIEINLLLDAVLQRYGYDFRNYARASIERRVRSLCQRGDYRYFSEILPELLRNTSFLEKIIKEFSVTVTDMFRDPFVYQRIREQVVPMLKTYPYIKVWIAGCATGKEAYSIAILLMEEGLYDRAVIYGTDFNDIALEQSKKGVYSPERMEAFCANYQQAGGRSALTDYFTLSKAGCAVKDEVKKNITFANHNLVTDNIFGEMHLILCRNVLIYFNKILQQRVLNIFRDSLVFDGFFCLGSTESLRFSGLEKEMKVIDEKARIYQKKTL
- a CDS encoding response regulator; protein product: MKITGGLAGTLFWTFLLLALCPLSIVSYISYQNATESLRHETTEALRAAMEYKRDLIEKYFTEINIDINIQAELSSNSNMLKRLSAALKKSGLLLPEFINTADWESINTEDGKSLRAYQDAHAYLDIYLIDIMGNILYTASEQHVGDNILPEEYGLRRLTSVYQTALETGKSALSDYSLQTSDQEKISFFLARSLNDEETGEKIGVLVFELPYKQLDEYMQVHFGLGESGETYLVGTDLLIRSRLRFSDESVILQTGIETALLHNWMEEHEKWHRMNTLLPRSPLSALCSTKETIYANYQGIPVLGMYSSLEFLNKWGIHWVLVAEVNAKEAFASAAALKYIVITLLVSTAGIVLLLSWIITARLVSPLRQLTRWSEQVADGDLSLLDISTPSNEIGQLNRSFRQTVISLQQAAEENKRYNWLQTGQLELDDQLRGDQSLGELSKRIINYLATYLEAGIGALYIYDKEVLHLQAGYACTVKKNFPDEFALGEGIAGQAALEKKTIIMRKVPDDYFWVRSGLGKRKPDTLIVVPFVYNESVKAVLELGAFTDFTELQISFLENVGEKLAVAINGAQARNQLQDALVMTTEQTNILQSQQDELRASNEELEEQTQRLRASEEELQVNQDELVATNEQLEEKNRSLNRQKETIEQANKELKSSRREIERKAEEVARASKYKSEFLANMSHELRTPLNSLLLLAQTLEQNRKGNLTEDDVESITIIRKSGQDLLSLINDILDLSKIEAGRMSLIRDDIAMAEVLAELKRTFLHLAEEKGLALHFTLAEDVPEVIRSDRTRLDQILKNLLSNALKFTEHGAITVSVSLCIDPSTFPDIIGQDIIALSVQDSGVGIPQDKQKIIFEAFQQADGGTARKYGGTGLGLSISRELAELLGGEIRMESKEGEGATFILYLPVLMPEQEKRREQDKYLKRYSGRYSARAALPIQSISEEIARGQDKDKKPQAYIADDRENLQENDRTVLVVEDDACFAELLVRECHEKGLKCLVSPSGEDGLELAEEYVPAAIILDLKLPGISGWEVLETLKNQLETRHIPVHIISAAEVDEAAARNKGVVALQKPVSQEQLEIAFVNIRETSRQRIRKLLVADPDAEQRTSAIALIDHNDVESEEAGSGQEVLERLKQHRYDCLVMGLDFPDMSGLALLQQLKGELKADKAALPPVIIYTDRKLSREETGELRQYAVSIIIKGLMSQERLLDEESLFLHRMISRLPEKKQRMIRNLHEDDAIFQEKRILLVDDDMRNVFALAKVLRDRGMITVKAEDGIRALEMLEQEEFDLVLMDIMMPVMDGYETITKIREQPQYDDLPIIALTAKAMQDDRRRCLAVGANDYLAKPMDTERLLALLRLWLYS